A single region of the Erythrobacter sp. HL-111 genome encodes:
- a CDS encoding IS1380 family transposase, with protein MPQTTPAGCDDSASVFSFPAVRGKKVTAAFDGGRLTSDGGVLVLAQAERMMGLCQRLAACIADPRDPARVVHRLEDILRARMFAIACGYEDADDLDALRDDPGFRLALGKLPGSGAGLASQPTMSRWENAPSTRELAKMLGIMIDIYCASYPTPPAAVTLDIDDTCDVVHGYQQLSFWNGHHGERCFLPIHVYDTATGRPVAMLLRTGKTPSGKEAAGHIRRLVRHLRRHWPDTHITIRGDGHYGRPEVMAFCEAAHVDYVFGLPTNAALRADPVIVTAADACAVRRAECQLPVLHSYAETRYGAKSWNRQRRVVARIEASTLGMDIRYVVTSLTQGSAEYIYDTLYCARGQAENLIKLHKTQLASDRTSCRSANANQMRLILHTAAYWLLWRVQQAIPKTTALAKAEFTTLRLRLLKVAARVMESATRIRVAFASACPDADLMRAIVLALKPAPT; from the coding sequence ATGCCACAGACCACACCCGCCGGATGCGATGATAGCGCGTCCGTATTTTCGTTTCCAGCAGTGCGCGGCAAGAAGGTCACAGCTGCGTTTGACGGCGGCAGGCTGACCTCGGATGGCGGGGTCCTGGTGCTGGCTCAGGCCGAGCGCATGATGGGGCTCTGCCAGCGGCTTGCGGCGTGTATTGCCGATCCGCGCGATCCTGCTCGGGTGGTTCATCGGCTTGAAGATATCCTGCGCGCGCGGATGTTCGCGATCGCCTGCGGCTATGAGGATGCCGATGATCTCGACGCTCTGCGCGATGATCCGGGCTTCCGCCTTGCGCTGGGCAAGCTGCCGGGATCGGGTGCGGGGTTGGCCAGCCAACCGACGATGAGCCGCTGGGAGAATGCGCCGAGCACGCGCGAGCTGGCAAAGATGCTGGGGATCATGATCGACATCTACTGCGCCAGCTACCCCACTCCGCCGGCGGCGGTGACGCTGGATATCGATGACACCTGCGACGTCGTGCACGGCTATCAGCAACTCTCCTTCTGGAACGGACATCATGGGGAGCGCTGCTTCCTGCCGATCCATGTCTACGACACGGCAACGGGCCGGCCGGTGGCGATGCTGCTGCGCACGGGCAAGACGCCTTCTGGCAAGGAGGCGGCAGGGCATATCCGGCGTCTGGTGCGCCATCTTCGCCGCCACTGGCCTGATACCCACATCACCATCCGCGGTGACGGGCATTATGGACGGCCCGAGGTCATGGCCTTCTGCGAGGCGGCCCATGTCGATTACGTGTTCGGTCTGCCGACCAACGCCGCGCTGCGCGCTGATCCGGTTATCGTCACTGCCGCCGATGCCTGCGCGGTCCGCCGCGCCGAGTGCCAACTCCCGGTCCTGCACAGCTATGCCGAGACCCGCTACGGCGCGAAGAGCTGGAACCGCCAGCGCCGCGTCGTCGCCAGGATCGAGGCCAGCACGCTGGGCATGGATATCCGCTATGTCGTCACATCGCTAACCCAAGGCTCGGCTGAATACATCTATGACACGCTCTACTGTGCGCGCGGGCAGGCCGAGAACTTGATCAAGCTGCACAAGACCCAGCTGGCCAGTGACCGCACCTCGTGCCGGTCGGCGAACGCCAACCAGATGCGCCTGATCCTGCACACCGCTGCCTACTGGCTGCTGTGGCGCGTTCAGCAGGCGATCCCAAAGACCACCGCTCTGGCAAAAGCCGAGTTTACGACCCTGCGCCTGCGGCTGCTCAAGGTTGCTGCCCGCGTCATGGAAAGCGCCACCCGAATCCGCGTAGCGTTCGCCTCTGCGTGCCCCGATGCCGATCTGATGCGTGCCATCGTTCTCGCGCTCAAGCCTGCGCCGACGTAG